A window of Rhinatrema bivittatum chromosome 2, aRhiBiv1.1, whole genome shotgun sequence contains these coding sequences:
- the LOC115083776 gene encoding zinc finger protein OZF-like isoform X1, whose protein sequence is MPAGASAKDPVTFEDIAVYFSEEEWKDLQERQKVLYKDVMKENYQTLSSLGTGSPTITPEIISHIERGEEPYIRDEPESEEGGSGRSSCSEIDVCKRRHEETHPEEPTKHLEVTKTVSEQERGDTCLCCDRERDSWTRYKPKERLRNPAGDSTENMIPCEKSTSDVPHIMEKPKNRTLGWRPMSNESENSDVDQRILQLHQRQPGGERAPTGAEREKNFSKEPHLAAPQKSYTNQVRPIPIPRPEKHVPQKRDQVLQERTQKGERPYSCNECGKSFQNKSYLSVHQRTHTGERPFCCSECGKSFIYQSCLSKHQVIHAGERQFPCSECNKSFSLKGDLVIHQRIHTGERPFACTDCEKSFSRKVGLVLHQRTHTGERPFSCTECEKSFTSKGSLVEHLRIHTGERRFSCTECAKTFILKRELVIHERKHTGERPFPCPECWKSFACMKNLRTHVRMHTGEGLFSCTDCGNKFTLKKSLLRHQKDLHQNGVANGSVSK, encoded by the exons GAACAGGCTCCCCCACCATCACCCCTGAGATTATATCCCACATTGAACGAGGGGAAGAGCCGTACATCAGGGATGAGCCGgaatcagaggaaggaggaagtgggagaagcagctgctcag AGATTGATGTGTGCAAGAGAAGGCACGAGGAGACGCATCCTGAGGAACCCACGAAACACCTGGAAGTGACTAAAACTGTAtcagagcaggagagaggtgaTACCTGCTTATGTTGTGACCGGGAAAGAGACAGCTGGACTCGATACAAACCGAAGGAAAGGCTGAGAAACCCAGCAGGAGACTCCACTGAGAATATGATTCCCTGTGAGAAAAGTACCAGTGATGTCCCTCACATTATGGAGAAGCCGAAAAACCGGACACTAGGATGGCGGCCTATGTCTAATGAAAGTGAAAACAGTGATGTCGATCAGAGAATTCTACAATTGCATCAAAGACAGCCTGGAGGGGAGAGAGCACCAACGGGTGCAGAACGTGAAAAGAACTTCAGTAAAGAGCCTCATCTTGCAGCACCCCAGAAAAGCTACACTAACCAAGTCAGACCGATTCCAATTCCTAGACCTGAGAAACATGTCCCTCAGAAGAGAGACCAGGTTTTGCAGGAGAGAACACAAAAAGGAGAGAGACCCTATTCATGcaatgaatgtgggaaaagcttccaAAATAAATCCTATCTCTCAGTGCACCAGAGAACGCATACGGGAGAGAGACCCTTTTGCTGCAGTGAATGTGGCAAAAGTTTTATCTATCAGTCTTGTCTTTCAAAACACCAAGTCATCCATGCTGGAGAGAGACAATTTCCATGTTCTGAATGTAACAAGAGCTTCTCTttgaagggagacctagtaattCATCAGAGAATACACACTGGAGAGAGACCGTTTGCATGCACAGATTGTGAGAAAAGCTTTTCTCGTAAAGTAGGCCTCGTGTTACACCAGAGAACCcatacaggagagagaccattttcatgtactgaatgtgagaAAAGTTTCACTTCCAAAGGAAGCCTAGTAGAGCATCTGAGAATTCACACAGGGGAAAGAAggttctcatgtactgaatgcgCGAAGACCTTCATACTGAAGAGAGAACTTGTAATTCATGAGAGAAAACACACGGGAGAGAGACCGTTCCCATGCCCCGAATGCTGGAAAAGCTTCGCCTGCATGAAAAATCTCCGGACACATGTGAGAATGCATACAGGAGAAGGACTGTTTTCATGCACAGATTGTGGGAACAAGTTTACTCTTAAAAAAAGCCTCCTGAGGCACCAGAAAGACCTACACCAGAACGGTGTTGCTAATGGAAGTGTTTCCAAGTGA